The Miscanthus floridulus cultivar M001 chromosome 17, ASM1932011v1, whole genome shotgun sequence genome has a window encoding:
- the LOC136514832 gene encoding probable ATP-dependent DNA helicase CHR719 yields the protein MAASVDAAAAVAPPTAVEEAGGAVEQARTLIGALNLLSRNLPLPPDVLRVVSSIYHDGGAGDEEEEEEGEEREAEKEGDKEMAASDGIAEAKEDPADGATTKVRAGGSSCLCGDFPPSVRVLPGLCVGLVSGCWGPACYGLWNST from the coding sequence ATGGCGGCGTCCGTGGAcgctgcggcggcggtggcgccccCCACCGCCGTGGAGGAGGCGGGCGGTGCGGTTGAGCAGGCCAGGACGCTCATCGgcgcgctcaacctgctctcccGCAACCTGCCGCTGCCCCCCGACGTCCTGCGCGTGGTCTCGTCCATCTATCACGATGGGGGTGccggggacgaggaggaggaggaagagggggaGGAGCGGGAGGCCGAGAAGGAAGGGGATAAGGAGATGGCGGCATCGGATGGGATCGCGGAGGCCAAAGAGGACCCCGCTGACGGTGCGACGACCAAGGTGCGTGCGGGAGGTTCTTCTTGTTTGTGTGGGGATTTCCCCCCTTCGGTTCGGGTGCTCCCGGGGCTGTGTGTTGGATTGGTGTCGGGCTGTTGGGGCCCTGCTTGTTACGGGTTGTGGAATTCGACGTGA